The following are encoded in a window of Cryobacterium sp. CG_9.6 genomic DNA:
- the argB gene encoding acetylglutamate kinase — MSTADALTANTGSIPASSPASSPAEAAVKAATLIESLPWLKRFHDQIVVVKFGGNAMVSEELQRAFAEDMVYLRYAGIRPVVVHGGGPQISAMLARLGIESEFRGGYRVTTPEAMDVVRMVLTGQINRNLVSNINQHGPLAAGLSGEDAGLFRGKRRGVMIDGELVDLGLVGDVVGVDPEAVHAQLAAGRIPVVSSIAPDSEVPGQSLNVNADAAAAALAIALGAAKLVILTDVAGLYSDWPNRESLVSMITVPELRNLLPDLESGMIPKMTACLDAVEGGVAKAAIIDGRVPHSILLEIFTGNGIGTEVVPA; from the coding sequence ATGTCGACAGCGGATGCCCTGACGGCGAACACGGGGAGCATCCCGGCCAGCAGCCCGGCCAGCAGCCCGGCCGAGGCTGCGGTGAAGGCCGCGACCCTCATTGAGTCGCTCCCGTGGTTGAAGCGCTTTCATGACCAGATCGTTGTCGTCAAATTTGGCGGCAACGCCATGGTCAGTGAAGAACTGCAGCGGGCCTTCGCGGAGGACATGGTCTACCTGCGTTATGCCGGCATCCGCCCCGTTGTCGTGCACGGAGGCGGCCCGCAGATCTCGGCAATGCTCGCCCGCCTGGGTATCGAGAGCGAGTTCCGTGGCGGCTACCGGGTGACGACCCCGGAAGCGATGGATGTGGTGCGCATGGTGCTCACCGGGCAGATCAACCGGAACCTGGTGAGCAACATCAACCAGCACGGTCCGCTCGCCGCCGGGCTCTCGGGCGAGGACGCGGGGCTGTTTCGGGGCAAGCGCCGCGGCGTCATGATTGACGGGGAGCTTGTGGACTTGGGTCTCGTGGGCGACGTGGTGGGGGTTGACCCGGAGGCCGTGCACGCGCAACTCGCCGCCGGGCGCATTCCCGTGGTGTCGTCCATTGCGCCGGACTCGGAGGTTCCGGGTCAGTCCCTCAACGTGAACGCCGATGCCGCGGCCGCGGCCCTGGCCATTGCACTCGGCGCCGCCAAGCTCGTGATTCTCACCGATGTGGCCGGTCTTTACAGCGACTGGCCCAACCGGGAGTCCCTCGTGTCGATGATCACCGTTCCCGAGTTGCGGAACCTTCTCCCCGACCTGGAATCGGGGATGATCCCCAAAATGACGGCGTGCCTCGACGCTGTTGAGGGCGGAGTTGCCAAGGCCGCGATCATTGACGGTCGCGTGCCGCATTCGATTCTGCTCGAAATTTTCACCGGAAATGGCATTGGTACGGAGGTAGTTCCCGCATGA
- a CDS encoding acetylornithine transaminase, with product MTNTGTNTTGSPADETSWSDRYAAAMMGTFAPPLARLVRGWGCYAWDDAGVEYLDFLGGIAVNSLGHAHPDVVAAVSAQVGTLAHISNYFASEPQIELAERLQRLTGAGTAGRVYFCNSGTEANEAAFKLARLNAGGGTRTRILALTDAFHGRTMGALALTGKAAMRAPFDPMPGGVEHIDSTIDALNANIDDTVCALVLEPIKGEAGVLPLPDGFLRRARELCTEHGVLLIVDEIQTGVGRTGAWFAYQHENVTPDAVTLAKGLGGGLPIGALVTFGAASALFQRGQHGSTFGGNPLVTAGANAVLHAIERDDLVANAARRGDQLRALIMGLGSPLIDGVRGQGLLLGIALREPVAARLAASALQTGLIVNAANETTIRLAPPLIVGDAEIEQFGHRFGQALATL from the coding sequence ATGACGAACACCGGCACGAACACGACGGGCAGCCCCGCGGACGAGACGTCCTGGTCGGACCGCTATGCCGCCGCCATGATGGGCACCTTTGCGCCGCCGCTCGCCCGACTCGTGCGTGGTTGGGGCTGCTACGCCTGGGACGACGCGGGAGTGGAATATCTCGACTTCCTCGGCGGAATTGCCGTCAACTCCCTCGGTCATGCTCACCCCGACGTAGTGGCCGCCGTCAGCGCCCAGGTGGGTACGCTCGCCCACATCTCCAACTACTTTGCGAGCGAACCGCAAATCGAACTCGCCGAACGCCTGCAACGTCTCACCGGGGCCGGGACCGCCGGTCGCGTGTATTTCTGTAACTCCGGCACCGAAGCCAACGAGGCCGCGTTCAAACTTGCCCGCCTCAACGCCGGCGGCGGCACGCGCACCCGCATCCTCGCGCTGACCGACGCGTTCCACGGCCGCACCATGGGTGCCCTTGCCCTCACCGGCAAGGCCGCCATGCGGGCACCGTTCGACCCGATGCCCGGCGGAGTCGAGCACATCGACAGCACCATCGACGCCCTCAACGCCAACATTGACGACACCGTGTGCGCGCTCGTGCTCGAACCCATCAAGGGTGAAGCCGGCGTGCTCCCGCTACCCGACGGTTTTCTGCGCCGCGCCCGCGAACTCTGCACCGAACACGGCGTGCTGCTCATCGTTGATGAGATCCAGACCGGCGTCGGCCGCACCGGCGCCTGGTTCGCGTACCAGCACGAGAACGTGACACCGGATGCCGTCACCCTGGCCAAGGGGTTGGGCGGGGGACTGCCCATTGGGGCCCTCGTAACCTTTGGGGCGGCATCCGCCCTGTTTCAGCGTGGACAGCACGGGTCGACTTTTGGCGGCAACCCGCTCGTGACCGCCGGCGCCAACGCGGTGCTGCACGCGATCGAGCGCGACGACCTCGTGGCCAACGCTGCGCGCCGAGGCGACCAGCTGCGCGCGCTGATCATGGGACTCGGATCGCCACTGATTGACGGGGTGCGGGGGCAGGGTCTGCTCCTCGGCATTGCGCTCCGCGAGCCGGTCGCGGCGAGGCTTGCGGCATCCGCTCTGCAGACTGGACTCATTGTGAACGCGGCGAATGAAACCACCATCCGGCTGGCGCCGCCGCTCATCGTGGGAGACGCCGAGATCGAGCAGTTTGGGCACCGATTCGGGCAGGCACTGGCCACGCTCTAG
- the argF gene encoding ornithine carbamoyltransferase: protein MTRHFLRDDDLSPAEQAEILDLALELKRDRFAVRPLAGPQTVAVIFDKSSTRTRVSFAVGIADLGGSPLIISTANSQLGGKETASDTARVLERQVAAIVWRTYGQAGLEEMAHGTTVPVINALSDDFHPCQLLADLLTIREHRGDLAGQTIVFLGDGACNMGQSYLLAGATAGMHVRIASPAGYTPTDAVVADATAIALRTGGSVELFTDPLEAVVGVDVVVTDTWVSMGKEEEKATRLSDLGHYRVDAAMMALAKPGAHFMHCLPADRGYEVTADVIDGAQSIIWDEAENRLHAQKALLVWLLAHNAA, encoded by the coding sequence GTGACCCGCCATTTCCTTCGCGACGATGACCTCTCCCCGGCCGAACAGGCCGAAATTCTTGATCTGGCATTGGAGCTCAAGCGAGACAGATTCGCGGTTCGACCCCTGGCCGGCCCACAGACCGTCGCCGTGATCTTCGACAAGTCGTCCACGCGCACCCGAGTGTCATTTGCTGTCGGCATCGCCGATCTGGGGGGTAGCCCGCTCATCATCAGCACCGCCAACAGTCAGCTGGGCGGCAAAGAAACCGCGTCCGACACGGCGCGCGTGCTCGAGCGCCAAGTGGCCGCCATCGTGTGGCGCACCTACGGCCAGGCCGGCCTCGAGGAGATGGCCCACGGAACCACCGTTCCGGTCATCAACGCACTCTCCGACGATTTTCACCCGTGCCAGTTGCTCGCCGACCTGCTCACCATTCGCGAGCACCGCGGCGACCTCGCCGGTCAGACCATCGTGTTTCTCGGCGACGGCGCCTGCAACATGGGCCAGTCCTACCTGCTCGCCGGTGCGACCGCGGGCATGCACGTGCGCATCGCGTCGCCGGCCGGCTACACGCCCACCGACGCAGTTGTAGCGGATGCCACGGCCATCGCCCTGCGCACCGGCGGTTCCGTTGAACTCTTCACCGATCCGCTCGAAGCCGTTGTCGGTGTTGACGTGGTTGTCACCGACACGTGGGTGTCGATGGGCAAGGAAGAGGAAAAGGCCACCCGCCTGAGCGACCTCGGACACTACCGCGTGGACGCGGCCATGATGGCGCTCGCCAAGCCCGGCGCGCACTTCATGCACTGCCTGCCGGCCGACCGTGGGTACGAAGTGACCGCCGACGTGATCGACGGGGCGCAGAGCATCATCTGGGACGAGGCAGAGAACCGTCTGCACGCTCAGAAGGCTCTGCTCGTGTGGTTGCTCGCGCACAACGCGGCCTAA
- a CDS encoding argininosuccinate synthase, translating to MAERVVLAYSGGLDTSVGIGWLKDATGKEVVALAVDVGQEGEDMEVIRQRALDCGAVESIVIDAKEEFANDYIVPTLKANALYQKRYPLVSAISRPLIAKYLASTAIELGADSVAHGCTGKGNDQVRFEAAVAALAPELTSLAPVRDFALTRDKAIEYAATHNLPIVQSKKSPYSIDQNVWGRAVETGFLEDPWNAPIEDLYTYTQDPSVTRAPTEVVISFDQGVPVAIDGKKVTPLQVIQLMNRLAGDQGVGRIDIVEDRLVGIKSREVYEAPAGIALIAAHEELENMTLERDVARYKRGVESKWAELVYDGLWFSGLKRSLDVFIEDTQKYVTGDIRLKMHAGSAVVTGRSSTTSLYDFNLATYDTGDSFDQSMAKGFIELWSLPSKVAARRDAAAK from the coding sequence ATGGCTGAACGTGTTGTGCTCGCATACTCCGGTGGACTTGATACCTCGGTGGGTATCGGCTGGCTGAAGGACGCCACCGGCAAAGAGGTTGTGGCCCTCGCCGTTGACGTGGGACAAGAGGGCGAGGACATGGAGGTCATCCGCCAGCGCGCACTCGACTGTGGTGCCGTGGAGTCGATCGTCATCGACGCGAAGGAAGAATTCGCGAACGACTACATCGTGCCCACACTGAAGGCCAACGCCCTGTATCAGAAGCGTTACCCGCTGGTGTCGGCCATCAGCCGCCCGCTGATCGCCAAGTACCTGGCCTCCACCGCCATCGAGCTCGGCGCCGACAGTGTTGCCCACGGCTGCACCGGCAAGGGCAACGACCAGGTTCGGTTCGAAGCGGCCGTCGCAGCTCTGGCCCCCGAGCTCACGTCGCTGGCCCCCGTGCGTGACTTCGCGCTCACCCGCGACAAGGCCATCGAGTACGCCGCCACGCACAACCTGCCCATCGTGCAGTCAAAGAAGAGCCCGTACTCGATCGACCAGAACGTGTGGGGTCGCGCCGTCGAAACCGGGTTCCTCGAGGACCCGTGGAACGCACCGATTGAGGATCTTTACACCTACACCCAGGACCCGTCGGTCACCCGGGCACCCACCGAGGTCGTCATCTCCTTCGACCAGGGCGTGCCCGTTGCCATTGATGGCAAGAAGGTCACCCCGCTGCAGGTCATTCAGCTCATGAACCGTCTCGCCGGCGACCAGGGTGTGGGACGCATCGACATCGTCGAAGACCGCCTCGTGGGCATCAAGAGCCGTGAGGTGTACGAAGCCCCCGCCGGCATCGCCCTGATTGCCGCACACGAAGAGCTCGAAAACATGACCCTCGAACGCGACGTTGCTCGCTACAAGCGCGGTGTCGAGAGCAAGTGGGCCGAGCTCGTCTATGACGGCCTCTGGTTCTCCGGCCTCAAGCGCAGCCTCGACGTGTTCATCGAGGACACGCAGAAGTACGTGACCGGCGACATCCGCTTGAAAATGCACGCCGGTTCCGCCGTTGTCACGGGTCGCTCGAGCACGACGAGCCTGTACGACTTCAACCTCGCCACGTACGACACGGGTGACTCCTTCGACCAGTCCATGGCCAAGGGATTCATTGAGCTGTGGTCGCTGCCGAGCAAGGTGGCCGCACGTCGCGACGCCGCCGCAAAGTAG
- the argH gene encoding argininosuccinate lyase codes for MSGEKNVNRAGKAGALWGGRFAGGPSPELARLSKSTHFDWQLAEYDLRGSRAHARALAAAGYLTADELEQMVAALELLALDVAEGRFTPAESDEDVHSALERGLIDRVGVEVGGKLRAGRSRNDQVATLVRMMLRDHAAIIAGNVIELIDALAAQAEAHADAIMPGRTHLQHAQPVLLAHHLLAHCWPLVRDLDRFVDWGKRADFSPYGSGALAGNTLGLDATLVALDLGFGAVVENSIDGTASRDLVAEFAYITAQIGIDMSRLAEEIILWNTKEFGFVTLDDAYSTGSSIMPQKKNPDIAELARGKSGRMIGNLTGLLTTLKGLPLAYNRDLQEDKEPVFDSIETLEVLLPAFAGMIATLTFHTDRMAELAPQGFSLATDVAEWLVKRHVSFRDAHEITGSLVKFAETNGLDLHEVDDAALQTISPHLVPEVREVLTIRGSTASRDGVGGTAPVRVAEQRAALVERVRKLAVALTA; via the coding sequence ATGTCGGGTGAGAAGAACGTGAACCGCGCCGGAAAGGCGGGCGCCCTGTGGGGCGGTCGCTTCGCCGGGGGACCGTCGCCGGAGTTGGCGCGACTGAGCAAGTCGACGCACTTCGACTGGCAGCTGGCCGAGTACGACCTGCGCGGCTCGCGGGCACACGCCCGAGCCCTCGCGGCGGCCGGTTACCTGACCGCTGACGAACTCGAGCAGATGGTTGCGGCCCTCGAACTTCTCGCCCTCGACGTGGCCGAAGGCCGGTTCACGCCGGCCGAGTCCGATGAAGACGTGCACTCCGCGCTCGAACGCGGCCTCATTGATCGGGTGGGCGTTGAGGTGGGCGGCAAGCTTCGTGCCGGACGCAGCCGCAACGACCAGGTGGCGACACTGGTGCGCATGATGCTGCGTGACCACGCGGCAATCATTGCCGGCAACGTCATCGAGCTGATTGATGCGCTGGCCGCACAGGCAGAGGCCCACGCCGACGCCATCATGCCGGGGCGCACACACCTGCAGCACGCTCAGCCGGTGCTGCTCGCGCACCACCTGCTCGCCCACTGCTGGCCGCTCGTGCGTGACCTCGATCGTTTCGTCGATTGGGGAAAGCGCGCCGACTTCTCGCCCTACGGGTCGGGAGCTCTCGCTGGAAACACCCTGGGCCTCGACGCCACCCTCGTGGCGCTCGACCTCGGCTTCGGTGCCGTGGTCGAGAACTCCATTGACGGCACGGCGAGCCGTGATCTGGTTGCGGAATTTGCCTACATCACCGCCCAGATCGGCATCGATATGTCGCGTCTGGCCGAGGAAATCATTCTGTGGAACACCAAGGAGTTCGGCTTCGTCACCCTCGACGACGCCTATTCCACCGGGTCGTCCATCATGCCGCAGAAGAAGAACCCCGACATTGCCGAGCTCGCGCGCGGTAAGTCGGGCCGGATGATCGGCAACCTCACCGGTCTGCTCACCACGCTGAAAGGACTGCCGCTCGCGTACAACCGCGACCTGCAGGAGGACAAAGAGCCGGTCTTCGACTCGATCGAAACGCTCGAAGTGCTGTTGCCCGCCTTCGCCGGAATGATCGCCACGCTCACCTTCCACACCGATCGCATGGCCGAGCTCGCCCCCCAGGGGTTCTCCCTTGCAACGGATGTCGCGGAGTGGCTCGTGAAGCGCCACGTGTCGTTTAGAGATGCGCACGAAATCACCGGTTCTCTGGTGAAGTTCGCCGAGACAAACGGCCTCGACCTGCACGAGGTGGACGACGCTGCGCTGCAGACCATCTCACCCCACCTGGTGCCCGAGGTGCGCGAGGTTCTCACCATTCGCGGATCGACCGCAAGCCGAGACGGCGTGGGCGGAACGGCCCCCGTGCGGGTCGCCGAACAGCGCGCCGCCCTCGTGGAACGCGTTCGTAAGCTCGCGGTCGCTCTCACCGCGTGA
- a CDS encoding DNA-3-methyladenine glycosylase — translation MTTDLRQFARSSLEMAPLLLGALLTRGDVSLRVTEVEAYLGSTDPGSHAFRGMTKRTATMFGAPGHVYAYFTYGMHVCANVVCSPEGEASAVLLRAGEIVAGRDLARERRPAAIRDRDLARGPARLTQALGILLTDDGACVTEDPFGLVLPEQPVAFVTGPRTGVGGAGGGAAFPWRFWMPGEASVSPYRRHPHAAP, via the coding sequence GTGACGACAGACCTCCGGCAGTTTGCCCGGTCATCTCTTGAGATGGCCCCGTTGCTGCTGGGGGCGCTCCTCACCCGAGGCGACGTGTCGCTGCGGGTCACCGAGGTTGAGGCGTATCTGGGCTCAACCGATCCCGGGTCACATGCCTTTCGGGGAATGACAAAGCGCACCGCCACCATGTTCGGGGCGCCCGGACATGTGTATGCGTACTTTACGTACGGAATGCACGTGTGTGCCAATGTGGTCTGCTCGCCAGAGGGGGAGGCATCCGCTGTGCTCCTGCGTGCGGGGGAAATTGTGGCGGGCCGCGATCTCGCGCGGGAACGCCGGCCGGCGGCAATTCGTGATCGGGACCTCGCTCGCGGCCCGGCGCGATTGACTCAGGCGCTCGGAATTCTGCTGACCGATGATGGGGCGTGCGTGACCGAGGATCCGTTCGGCCTCGTGCTGCCGGAACAACCCGTGGCTTTTGTGACCGGACCCCGCACCGGCGTGGGCGGAGCCGGCGGAGGCGCGGCGTTTCCGTGGCGATTTTGGATGCCGGGGGAGGCATCCGTCTCACCGTATCGGCGACACCCCCACGCCGCACCCTGA